A stretch of Pseudomonas sp. LRP2-20 DNA encodes these proteins:
- a CDS encoding fumarylacetoacetate hydrolase family protein, translating to MTYLFNPPAIVSLPIRGSAARFPVGRVFCLGRNYPWPESYGPAPQEPVFFMKPASNVVEAQGELPFPPQTEEFCHEIELVAAIATGGADIAPEHALAHVFGFAAGLDLTRRDHQRKAKAEGLPWEGAKVFEASAPMTAIVPASECAWPLDASLWLQVNGQERQRAHLSQQTWALAEVISRLSRQLPLRPGDLIMTGSPPGVAPLNPGDTIRAGIDGIGELQLRVGPRPAGQAANAA from the coding sequence ATGACCTACCTGTTCAACCCACCGGCCATCGTCAGCCTGCCGATCCGCGGCAGCGCTGCGCGCTTCCCGGTCGGCCGGGTGTTCTGCCTGGGCCGCAACTACCCTTGGCCGGAGTCCTACGGCCCGGCACCGCAGGAGCCTGTGTTCTTCATGAAACCGGCGAGCAACGTGGTCGAGGCGCAGGGCGAGCTGCCCTTCCCGCCGCAGACCGAAGAGTTCTGCCACGAAATCGAGCTGGTAGCCGCCATCGCCACCGGCGGTGCCGACATCGCCCCGGAGCATGCCCTGGCACATGTGTTCGGCTTTGCCGCCGGCCTCGACCTGACCCGCCGCGACCACCAGCGCAAGGCCAAGGCCGAGGGCTTGCCCTGGGAAGGCGCCAAGGTGTTCGAGGCCTCGGCACCGATGACCGCCATCGTCCCGGCCAGCGAATGCGCCTGGCCGCTGGATGCCTCGCTGTGGCTGCAGGTCAATGGCCAGGAGCGCCAGCGTGCGCACCTGAGCCAGCAGACCTGGGCCCTGGCCGAGGTGATCAGCCGGTTGTCCCGGCAACTGCCGCTGCGCCCCGGTGACCTGATCATGACCGGCAGCCCGCCCGGCGTGGCGCCGCTGAACCCGGGCGACACCATCCGCGCTGGCATCGATGGCATCGGCGAACTGCAACTGCGTGTCGGCCCCCGCCCTGCCGGGCAAGCCGCCAACGCTGCCTGA
- a CDS encoding 2-hydroxyacid dehydrogenase, translated as MKPEVLQLSPILIPQIRERLEQLFTVHRYYEQADKDAFVNQHAGNIRGVITGGHTGISQALMARLPNLEVIAVNGVGTDAVDLAYARDRGIQVTATIGALTEDVADLAIGLLIGLCRGICTGDRFVRAGRWATSATPLAPLPLARQVSGMRVGIVGMGRVGRAVAQRAAAFGCPIRYTDLQALEVPYGFEADLLELAKGSDALILAAAADKGEALVNREVLRALGSEGYLINIARGKLVDEPALIAALEAGEIAGAALDVFADEPRAPEALFEREDVVLQPHRASATVQTRTRMGEMVVASLVDVFAGRTPQGLVI; from the coding sequence ATGAAACCTGAAGTCCTGCAACTGAGCCCGATCCTCATCCCGCAAATCCGCGAGCGCCTGGAACAGCTGTTCACGGTGCACCGCTACTACGAACAGGCCGACAAGGACGCCTTCGTCAACCAGCATGCCGGCAACATTCGCGGCGTGATTACCGGTGGCCACACCGGCATCAGCCAGGCGTTGATGGCGCGCCTGCCCAACCTTGAAGTGATCGCGGTCAATGGCGTCGGCACCGACGCAGTGGACCTGGCCTATGCCCGTGATCGTGGCATCCAGGTCACCGCCACCATCGGTGCCCTCACCGAGGACGTCGCCGATCTGGCCATCGGCCTGCTGATCGGTTTGTGCCGGGGTATCTGCACGGGTGACCGCTTCGTCCGTGCAGGCCGCTGGGCCACCAGCGCCACCCCGCTGGCACCGCTGCCGCTGGCCCGCCAGGTGTCGGGCATGCGCGTGGGCATCGTCGGCATGGGCCGGGTTGGCCGCGCGGTGGCGCAGCGGGCGGCGGCGTTTGGTTGCCCGATTCGCTACACCGACCTGCAGGCGCTGGAGGTGCCTTATGGTTTTGAAGCGGATCTCTTAGAGCTGGCCAAGGGCAGCGATGCGCTGATCCTGGCGGCGGCGGCAGACAAAGGCGAGGCGTTGGTCAACCGCGAGGTGCTGCGGGCGTTGGGATCGGAGGGGTACCTGATCAACATCGCGCGCGGCAAGCTGGTGGATGAGCCGGCGTTGATCGCGGCGCTGGAAGCCGGCGAGATCGCGGGCGCGGCGCTGGATGTGTTTGCCGATGAACCACGGGCGCCCGAGGCCTTGTTCGAGCGTGAGGATGTGGTGCTGCAACCGCATCGCGCCAGCGCCACGGTGCAGACCCGCACGCGCATGGGGGAAATGGTGGTGGCCAGCCTGGTGGATGTGTTTGCCGGGCGCACGCCGCAGGGTCTGGTCATTTAA
- a CDS encoding MFS transporter: MSSTPTPRAASSYALDAAPAQRLPTRRRWFMLSLLLVATIINYVDRVNISIAAPFMAKDLGLDKVEMGLIFSAFAWTYALALVPAGFIADRFGSRLTYGVSLISWSAVTVAQGLASGFASLFGLRLAVGAMEAPAFPANSRAVTVWFPARERGMASSIYVCGQYLGTALFTGALLWLATTYDWRHVFYSTGLVGILFGVVWLWLYRDPLNCKKVSKEELAYIEDGGGLVKSSQERTRFDWRQVAELFRYRQVWAICLGKFASTSALYFFLTWFPTYLIEERQLTLIKVGIFAVMPFIGATVGILLAGIVSDLLIRKGYSLSFARKLPLVVGSMLGMSIVLVNFTDSNVLCIAILTLAFFAQGIASASWAAVSEVAPKQLIGLTGGVTSLAANIGGIVTPIVIGAIVHASGSFAMAFWFIGGVALMGTLSYSLLLGKLYRIELKSAA, translated from the coding sequence ATGTCGAGCACGCCTACCCCCCGCGCCGCGTCGTCGTACGCGCTGGACGCGGCCCCTGCCCAGCGCCTGCCCACCCGCCGCCGCTGGTTCATGCTGTCGCTGCTGCTGGTGGCGACCATCATCAACTATGTCGACCGGGTGAACATTTCCATCGCTGCGCCGTTCATGGCCAAGGACCTGGGCCTGGACAAGGTCGAGATGGGCCTGATCTTCTCCGCCTTCGCCTGGACCTACGCCCTGGCCCTGGTGCCGGCCGGTTTCATCGCCGACCGTTTCGGCTCGCGCCTGACCTACGGCGTATCGCTGATCAGCTGGTCGGCGGTCACCGTGGCCCAGGGCCTGGCCAGCGGCTTCGCCTCGCTGTTCGGCCTGCGCCTGGCAGTCGGCGCCATGGAAGCCCCGGCCTTCCCGGCCAACAGCCGCGCGGTCACGGTGTGGTTCCCCGCCCGCGAGCGCGGCATGGCCAGCAGCATCTACGTGTGTGGCCAGTACCTGGGCACCGCGCTGTTCACCGGCGCGCTGCTGTGGCTGGCAACCACCTATGACTGGCGCCATGTGTTCTACAGCACCGGCCTGGTCGGCATCCTGTTCGGCGTGGTGTGGCTGTGGCTGTACCGCGACCCGCTGAACTGCAAGAAGGTCAGCAAGGAAGAACTGGCCTATATCGAAGACGGCGGCGGGCTGGTGAAAAGCAGCCAGGAGCGCACCCGCTTCGACTGGCGCCAGGTGGCTGAGCTGTTCCGTTATCGCCAGGTCTGGGCCATCTGCCTGGGCAAGTTCGCCAGCACCTCGGCGCTGTACTTCTTCCTCACCTGGTTCCCCACCTACCTGATCGAGGAGCGCCAGTTGACCTTGATCAAGGTCGGCATCTTCGCCGTCATGCCGTTCATTGGCGCCACGGTCGGCATCCTCCTCGCGGGGATCGTCTCTGACCTGCTGATCCGCAAAGGCTACTCGCTGTCGTTCGCCCGCAAGCTGCCGCTGGTGGTGGGCTCGATGCTGGGCATGTCGATCGTGCTGGTGAACTTCACCGACTCCAATGTGCTGTGCATCGCCATCCTCACCCTGGCGTTCTTCGCACAGGGCATCGCCTCGGCGTCGTGGGCGGCGGTGTCGGAAGTGGCGCCCAAGCAACTGATCGGCTTGACCGGCGGGGTCACCAGCCTGGCGGCGAACATCGGCGGCATCGTCACGCCGATCGTGATTGGCGCCATCGTGCATGCCAGCGGCTCGTTTGCCATGGCGTTCTGGTTCATCGGCGGGGTGGCGTTGATGGGCACCCTGTCTTACTCGCTGCTGCTCGGGAAGCTGTATCGCATCGAGCTGAAGTCCGCAGCCTGA
- a CDS encoding SDR family oxidoreductase, with translation MSQNKKIALVTGAGSGIGRAVALALLEDGFSLVLAGRRAEPLQALVEQAQAAGGEALAVPTDVRDEQSVAQLFATIEEVHGRLDVIFNNAGINAPAVPVDELPLENWRNVIATNVDGVFLCARAAFGLMRRQQPQGGRIINNGSISAHTPRPFTAPYTASKHAVLGLTKALALDGRPYNIVCSQVDIGNALTELSERMTRGVRQANGEIAAEPMLDVRHVADAVRYIAALPLDANVLNMTVMASNMPFVGRG, from the coding sequence ATGAGCCAAAACAAGAAAATCGCCCTGGTCACCGGCGCTGGCAGCGGCATCGGCCGCGCCGTCGCCCTCGCCCTGCTGGAAGACGGCTTCAGCCTGGTCCTCGCCGGGCGCCGCGCAGAACCGCTGCAAGCGCTGGTTGAACAGGCACAGGCAGCGGGCGGTGAAGCCCTGGCCGTGCCAACCGACGTGCGCGACGAGCAGAGCGTCGCGCAACTGTTCGCCACCATCGAGGAGGTGCATGGCCGCCTCGATGTGATCTTCAACAATGCTGGCATCAATGCCCCCGCCGTACCGGTCGACGAGCTGCCGCTGGAGAACTGGCGCAACGTCATCGCCACCAACGTCGACGGCGTGTTCCTGTGCGCCCGCGCCGCCTTCGGCCTGATGCGTCGCCAGCAGCCGCAAGGCGGGCGGATCATCAACAACGGCTCGATCTCGGCACACACCCCGCGCCCGTTCACCGCCCCCTATACCGCCAGCAAGCACGCGGTATTGGGCCTGACCAAGGCACTGGCGCTGGATGGTCGGCCGTACAACATAGTCTGCAGCCAGGTGGACATCGGCAACGCCCTGACCGAACTGTCCGAGCGCATGACCCGTGGCGTGCGCCAGGCCAACGGCGAGATCGCCGCCGAACCGATGCTCGACGTGCGCCATGTGGCCGACGCGGTGCGCTACATCGCCGCGCTGCCGCTGGACGCCAACGTACTGAACATGACCGTGATGGCCAGCAACATGCCGTTCGTAGGTCGTGGCTGA